Proteins encoded in a region of the Vitis riparia cultivar Riparia Gloire de Montpellier isolate 1030 chromosome 7, EGFV_Vit.rip_1.0, whole genome shotgun sequence genome:
- the LOC117917310 gene encoding citrate-binding protein-like — protein sequence MADPTDGFTPVPLHQSNFEVQKPCDVPQNQRYSHINGVHKLWVYSTDKAHTTTSHTAPRTEIRIRGCDYSSGVWQFEGYGSVPSGTTGVSIMQVFGATHRATTLMVRVYDGSLTNYRSPALVSDIYSRWFRLNVIHDADAGIVKIYIDGDLKYEGPDDGGKSHYFKFGVYEQNDSSNYMESRWKEIKVFKK from the exons ATGGCTGATCCCACGGATGGGTTCACCCCAGTCCCTCTACATCAATCAAATTTCGAGGTCCAAAAGCCCTGTGATGTCCCTCAAAACCAGCGTTACAGCCACATCAATGGCGTCCACAAGCTGTGGGTGTACTCCACGGACAAGGCTCACACCACTACCAGCCACACTGCCCCACGGACCGAAATCCGTATTCGG GGATGTGATTATTCTTCGGGTGTTTGGCAATTTGAAGGATATGGATCCGTGCCAAGCGGGACCACTGGTGTGTCCATCATGCAGGTGTTCGGAGCCACCCATCGAGCCACAACCTTAATGGTTAGAGTTTATGATGGTTCACTCACCAACTACAGAAGTCCAGCGCTAGTATCTGATATTTACAGCAGGTGGTTCCGGTTGAATGTGATTCATGATGCAGATGCTGGAATAGTAAAGATTTACATTGATGGAGATCTGAAGTATGAGGGTCCGGATGATGGCGGCAAGTCTCATTacttcaagtttggggtttatGAGCAGAACGACAGTTCCAACTACATGGAGTCGCGTTGGAAGGAAAtcaaagttttcaagaaataa
- the LOC117919341 gene encoding citrate-binding protein-like: MSSTSFVVALTLFHLSFFHLYFYQSNFEVQKPYDVSQDQRYSYVDGVHKLWVYSTNKPFSQGSATLPRTEIRIRGYDYSSGTWQFEGYGYVPSGTTGVSIMQVFGGSSRATTLMVRVHDGSLTNYRSPVLASNIYNKWFRLNVIHNADGRVQIYVDGILEYEGSDDGGSSHYFKFGVYTQNDPSNYMESRWKGIKVLRK, translated from the exons ATGAGTAGTACTTCTTTTGTTGTTGCCTTAACTCTGTTTCACTTGAGCTTCTTTCATCTCTATTTCTACCAATCCAACTTTGAAGTGCAAAAGCCCTACGATGTGTCTCAAGACCAGCGGTACAGCTACGTGGACGGTGTCCACAAGCTCTGGGTCTACTCCACCAACAAGCCTTTCTCCCAAGGCAGCGCTACTCTTCCGCGCACCGAGATCCGTATACGC GGCTACGATTATTCCTCGGGTACTTGGCAATTTGAAGGTTATGGATACGTGCCAAGCGGCACGACTGGTGTGAGCATCATGCAGGTGTTCGGAGGAAGTAGTCGAGCCACGACCTTAATGGTTAGAGTTCATGATGGCTCGCTTACCAACTACCGAAGCCCAGTGCTAGCGTCCAACATCTATAACAAGTGGTTTCGATTAAATGTAATTCATAATGCAGATGGAAGAGTTCAGATTTACGTTGATGGGATTCTCGAGTATGAAGGCTCAGATGATGGAGGCAGCTCTCATTacttcaagtttggggtttatACCCAGAATGATCCCTCCAACTACATGGAGTCACGTTGGAAAGGAATCAAAGTTTTGAGGAAATAA
- the LOC117917272 gene encoding egg cell-secreted protein 1.4-like, which translates to MSMKPAELDLVARLETSGGLVECWNALVELKSCTNEIILFFLNGQADIGPDCCGAIDIITRNCWPTMLTSLGFTAEEGNILRGYCDAYTPSPAAPPPAAESPVQPPSI; encoded by the coding sequence ATGAGCATGAAGCCTGCAGAGCTGGACCTTGTGGCGAGGCTGGAGACGAGCGGAGGGTTAGTAGAATGCTGGAATGCGCTTGTAGAGCTGAAGTCATGCACGAATGAGATTATCCTTTTCTTCCTCAATGGCCAGGCTGATATCGGACCGGACTGTTGCGGGGCAATCGATATCATCACCAGGAATTGCTGGCCTACAATGCTCACTTCCCTGGGTTTCACTGCTGAAGAAGGCAACATTCTGCGAGGCTACTGCGATGCATACACGCCTAGCCCTGCTGCCCCGCCTCCTGCAGCCGAGTCCCCGGTGCAGCCACCGAGTATCTGA